The nucleotide sequence CTGATAAAGACCAGTGCGGTAAAGTGACACTGGCGGATATGAACTGGAATTCTGCCACGTTGATCGCCCATATCGATCAGTTTGTGCTGACCCATGCGTTTCACTGCAAAGTGGAACTGGTTCCCGGTGATACCATGCCCACCGGGGCGTCCATGATTGAAAAAGGTGAACCGGATATTGCACCTGAGTTCTGGAGCAACTCCATGAAAGAGGCGATTGACAAAGGCATCAGTGAGCGGCGTCTGCTGGTGGCGGGAAAGGCTTTGTCAGAAGGTGGGGAGGAAGGTTTCTGGGTGCCTGAATATCTGGTCAGGCAATACCCGGAGCTGAAGAGTATTGAGGGAGTCCTTAAGCACACAAAATTATTCGAGCATCCTGAATACTCTGACAAGTCTGCTTTTTATGGTTGCCCGGCAGGTTGGAACTGCCAGATTTCTGCGGGCAATCTGTTTAATGCCCTGAAACTTGGGCAGGCGGGCTTTGACCTGGTTGACCCCGGCTCGGGCGCTGCACTGTCCGGTTCTATTGCCCGTGCCTATGAACGACATGAGCCCTGGTTTGGTTACTACTGGGCACCGACCGCCGTGCTGGGTAAATACCGGATGGTAAAAGTGGACTTTGGAGTAAAGCCTGATATTAAAGAATTCCTGAGCTGTACAACACAGGCTGATTGCCTGAGTCCTCAAGTCACTATGTACCCACCCTCACCGGTCAATACTCTGGTCACTGCCTCTTTTGCACAGCAGTCCCCTGAGGCTATGGGCTACCTCGGCAGGCGCTCCTTTACCAATCAGCAGATGAACCAGTTGCTGGCCTGGATGGAAGACAGTCAGGCTGACGGTGAAATGGCAATGGAGTACTTTCTCAGGGAGCATCAGGACGTGTGGCAGGTCTGGCTAACGGATGCTCAGGTTGAGCAGGTGGTTCAGGCTCTCAAACGTTTATAAGCAGGGAGGAGCTGACCATGGCTGAGCATTCCTTCTGGAGTCGCTTCCCGCAGATGGACCGTGAACAGTTGTTGTCTATTCGTAAAACACTGGATGGGTTGTACCGGGATTTTTCCAGAGAGTACGGGGACACCATTGAAGCCCTGTTTGACCCGTTACTGGATTTCCTGGTCTGGTTTGAGCAGTTACTGACCGGGTCACCCTGGTGGCTGGTACTGGGTATTATTGTCGGAATTGTTTATCTCGCCAGCCGGTCAGTCAAACTTACGACCGCAGTAACCTTTGTTCTGTTACTGATTGGCTATTTTGGTATGTGGCAGGACACCATGCGCACACTGAGCATGATAACGGTGTGTACCCTGCTGGCGATTGTGTTGGGAATACCGGTGGGTATTGCCATGGCGTTGTCAGACAGAATGCAGAAAATCGTAACGCCGCTGCTGGATGTCATGCAGACCATGCCTGCCTTTGTTTACCTGATACCCGTGGTGATGTTACTGGGCATCGGCAAGATTCCCGGACTCATCGCCGTCATTATTTATGCTATCCCGCCTGTGATTCGTCTGACCAATCTTGGCATTCGCCTGGTTGACCGGGAGGTGCTGGAAGCGTCCCGATCTTTTGGCGCAACAGCATGGCAGCGCCTGGTAGGCGTGCAGTTACCCTTGTCTATGCCAACCATTATGGCGGGTATAAACCAGACGATTATGATGGCCCTGGCTATGGTGGTCATTGCTTCCATGATCGGAGTCAAAGGACTGGGGCAGCCGGTGCTGAAAGCGATTACTAACCAGTACTTTACTCTTGGCTTATTGAATGGACTGGCGATTGTCGCCCTGGCCATTATTTTTGATCGGGTTTCCCAGTCCTGGGCTAAGCGTTCACAGCAGTATGGAGGGCAGCAACTTGACCAATAAGGGTGAGCCACTGATCCGAATCAAGGATTTGTATAAGGTGTTTGGCAGAGACCCGGAGCAGGCGCTGCAGCAGGTTCGCTCGGGTGTTGATAAAGATCAGCTGTTGCAGGATTCCGGACATACTCTGGCACTGCAGGCCATTAATCTGGAAATTTTTGCTGGTGAAGTGTTTGTTATTATGGGGCTGTCCGGTTCCGGCAAGTCGACCCTGATCAGGCATTTCAACCGCTTGATTGACCCAACCAGTGGTCAGCTGTATATAGAAGATAAAGATATACTGCAGTTGTCTGGTAAAGAGCTGGTTCAGTTTCGTCGTCATCGTTTATCGATGGTGTTTCAGCGTTTTGGCCTGATGCCGCATCTTACAACACTGGAAAATGTTGCCTATGGCCTGAAAATTCAGGGTGTCAGCAAGGCACAGCGGCAGCAACAGGCGCAGCAATGGCTGGAAACTGTAGGTCTGACCGGTTATGAACGGCACTATCCATCACAATTGTCGGGTGGACAGCAGCAGCGGGTAGGGCTGGCAAGAGCGCTGTGTACCGATGCCGATATTCTGTTGATGGATGAAGCCTTTTCGGCCCTGGACCCTTTGATTCGCAGTGAAATGCAGGACTTGCTGATTGAGCTTCAGGACCGGCTGCATAAAACCATTGTTTTTATCACTCACGATCTGGACGAAGCCTTAAGACTTGGTGACCGTATTGCCATTCTTAAGGATGGAGCCATCCAGCAGGTGGGCAAGCCGGAAACCATATTGCTGGAGCCTGCCACGGAATACGTGGAAGCCTTTGTTCGGGACGTGAACCGGGCGCGTGCCCTGACGGTTGAGACTGTGATGAATCCGCCCATTGCCCGTATTACCGCCAGAACCATTGGTGAAGCGCTTGAGCAGATGAAAAAACTGCCCGAGGATTACGGTTACTATGTGACGGAAGACGGTTATCAGGGGGGGCTGTTGCAGGAAACCCTGGAACAGGCTGCCAGAAAAAATTCAGAAGGAAAGCTGGTGCCTGACCTTTTTGAGGACTGGCCAGTCATCGCCCCCGACATGCTGATTGAAGAAGCATTGCCCGACACGCTGGAAGCTGACCATCACCTGCCGGTTGTCGATAAACACGGTGATCTTCAGGGGCAGCTAAGCCGCGAATCTCTGGTGGAGGTGTTCAGCGAGGTCAGCCATGAGGGTGCTTAGCCGTCATTTCTCCTGTTTAAGCAACAGCTGTTTAATGTCGTCCAGTTGTTGCTGTAACTCCATTAATGTTGGCTCCCCCCTTTCTTTCCTTGCTTGTTTGCGGTCTTTCTGGCGCTCGTCTTCCAGTACATTGACCACTATGCCGATGATCATGTTCAGGAAAGCAAAGGCGGTAAAAAAGATAAAGCTCAGGAAGTACGCCCAACTGAGGGGATAGACCTCCATGGTTTCATACATCACATCGGTCCAGTCTTCAAACGTCATCACCCGGAACAGGGTCAGCATGCTGACGGCAATATCCCGCCACAGTTCTTTGTTGATGTCATGGAAGAAGGTGCTGCCTATAGCGGCATAAATATAGAAGATGATAAACATCAGCAGCAGTACGTAACCCAGCTGGGGAAGGGCTTTCAGAAGTGAGTTCAGCAGCAGCCGGAGTTCCGGGATAATGGACACCATTCTCAGCACACGGAAGATTCGGATCAGCCTGCCGATCAGTGCCATATCGGTGTTATCGATAGGGATAACGCTGACGACAACAATCAGCGTATCGAAAATATTCCACCCGGATTTAAAGAAGTTCTTTTTGTTCTCCTCTGCCAGAAAGCGGATGGTGATCTCTGCCAGAAAGAACAGGGTAATGCCCCAGTCCAGTACGGTGATAAGGTGTGAAACTTCCTCCGGAATTTCATAGGTTTTGGCCCCGATCACCAGGGCTGAGAAGATGATGATGGAAATCACCAGCAGCTCAAACACCTTGTTGGAGCGTATGGTATAGAAACGGGATTGCCAGCTGTTTTGTCGCATGAGTAAACGATTGTTGTTGTGGTTGGTCATCGTATTTATAGAACAGTCATTTTAGCGGCAATTAAACAACTGACCAACGTTCGCTTCAGATAAACTTTCCCGGCTGTCTTTAAAGCTAATCGTACCTGTGTAGAAAGAGGGCTGACCAGTAATAACCACGGGTCAGCCTGTTACATCAGATCTGGTTGTAATAAAAGTCAACCGGCTGCTGGCCATTATGATGAATAATGGTGGTAGCTGGTCGGGTTGAAGCGATCAGTTTGCCATTACGGAAGGAGTGAGTGACAACGGCCTGACGACGTACCGCATCAAAAACCGATTCAGCATCCAGCAGAATCAGATTTGCCGGTTTGCCGGTTTCTATGCCGTAGCGGTCCTGAATGTTCAGGGCTCTGGCGCTGTTGCTGGTGATCAGTTCGATACCCCGGTTGATCTGGTCAAGCCCGGTCATCTGACAGCCTACCAGTCCTGTGAACAACACCTGTAGCATATTGCCGCCCTGCATCGGGAACCACTGATCCACAATGTTATCCTGACCGAAGCAGGCGTTCACACCCGCACCCAGCAGCTCTTCAATACGGGTGATACCACGACGTTTCGGGTAAGTGTCCATTCGCCCCTGAAGGTTCAGGTTGGTCACCGGGTTGGCGATAAAGTGAATGCCTGATTTTTGCAACAGACGCATCAACTTGACCACGTAGGCATTGTTGTAGGAGTGCATTGCCGTTGTATGGCTGGCGCTGACTCTCTGCCCCATGTTTCTTTCCAGTGCCAGACAGGCGACAGTTTCTACAAAACGGGACTGCTCGTCGTCGATTTCATCGCAATGGATATCAATCAGTGCGTCGTATTTTTCCGCCAGTTCAAACACCGTATGCAGGGACTCAATACCGTATTCTCTGGTGTATTCAAAATGAGGAATGCCGTAAAGGGTCTAATATATACTTTTAAATGGTCTTTTTTGGAGGATATAACATGAGGCCAAAAGTATATAGTTACATAAGGTTTAGTACCCCAGAACAAGCAAAAGGTCACAGCCTAAATCGTCAACTTAACTATGCAAAGAATTATGCAAAACAAAACGACATGGTACTTGAGGAAAGATTTACAATGCGTGATGAAGGTTTATCGGCATTTCATCAGACACACATAAAGCGAGGGGCTTTTGGGTTATTTTTATCAGCTGTTCAAACTGGAAAAGTCGCCTCTGGATCAGTATTGATTATTGAAGGTTTAGACAGAATGAGTAGAGCTGAACCTATAGAAGCACAGGCCATCTTGTCACAAATCATAATGGCAGGAATAACTGTTGTCACAGCTAGTGATAATAAGGTTTATGATAGAGAAACCGTAAAGAAAAACCCAATGGACTTGGTACTTTCACTTCTTATATTTGTCCGCGCCAATGAAGAAAGTGAAACAAAAAGCAAAAGGGTAAAAGAGTCAATTATTAGACAAATTAACCAATGGTTAGAAAATGGTCATGGAAAAATAATTAGAAATGGTCAAGCTCCTTATTGGTGTACACCTCGAAAAGATAAAAGTGGATTTGATCTAATTCCAGAAAGAGTAAAAATAATTAAGTTAATCATTGAATTTTATTTAAAAGGTTGGGGGTGCAATAAAATTGCAAGTTATTTGAATGATAATTACAAACCATTTAATAAAAATAAATGGTATACGCAATATATATCTTCAATAATGACTAGAAAAGACTTGATTGGTGAAAAGTCGCTTTTAGTAAATGGAAAAAACTATATTATACCAAATTACTATCCATCTGTTTTATCTAATGAAGAGTTTTACAATTTACAAGTAGCAATTAAAAAAAGAGCAAAGACAAAAGGTCAAAGAAACTTTCCAGGACTAATAACAGGCTTTAGAACAGCATTCTGTGGTTTATGCGGTGATGTTCTTGTTTCACAAAATTATGCTAACAGGGCAAAAAACGGAAAGTTAACAGATGGTTTGCGGCGTATTAAATGTAATTCAAGAAGCCGTTATGGATCAAAATGTATTAATGGCACTCCAATTTCTGTAGCAATGATTGAAAGGTCAATACTAGAATACTGCGCTGACCAGATGGAACTATCCAGTGTTCTAGGCGACAATGACAAAACAACAGAAATCAAGGCTACTATTGCCAGTCTGTACCAGCAGGCAGAAGAGGCTGAGCAGAAAATCAAAACAGGTGAGCAGTCAATTATTGAACTGTTAAGTCAGGGACAGACCGTTTCTGTCGTCACCAACATTGTTGAAAAATTCAAGGTTGAACACGAACAGCTACAGCAAAAAATAGTCATTCTTGAAGATGAGCTACGGTTTGAGTCAAGGAATAAGGCTACCGATCTTGTACAGGAATGGCAGGACATCAAAGCCGACGTTTATAACCTGAATGAGGAAACGAGGTTGTTGATCCGCCAACTGGTCAAACGCACCTTCAAGCGTATAGATATTTTCTTACATGGGATGGATAAATCAGAACACGCTGCCGTACGTTTACTGAAATCGGCTATTGGAACCAATGAAAACACGATTGATATGATACTGACCTTTCACAACAACAAAACCCGATTGCTTTCTATTGATAAGCAAACCGGGCTTTGGATCAATGGCGGGAATGTATCATTCAATGAGAAATCATTGACTCAAGGCCTGGAGGAAATTCAGACAGCTGAAGGCTTAATACCTGCTTAAAAACTGTAGAGCAATCCTGTATTACCTTTTTCATGATGGCTTCTTGTATATCCACAGGAAGCCCTAATTCAATATATTGATCGTCTTTCCATATATGAAATTGATGATTAATATAATCAGGATCAATTTTAACTAATGTCATAGTGGTATCACTCAATACAAAAATTAAATTTAATGATTAGCTGGCAATGCGCCGCCAGCTGCTTCTCAACCGCTTTAAGCAGTTTCTTGTCTTCTTTACGCTTATGCATCAGGCCACTGCCAATCTTTCCTATCTGTTCAGAGACTTTTATCTGCAAGGCAAGGTTTTGCAGCTGGCTGTAAGGCGATAAACCTGCCTCTTTCTGTTCAAGCTCAATCCAGCGGTCAACGATCCGTGCTGTAAATTCCGGGCAAAGGTTAGCTACCAGGTTAATGGATTCTGTCTTGTTCAGCCGACATAACTTCATCGGCCTGCCACCCTTCTTAGTACTATCGTGTTTTTGAGCAATTTGCTCAAAACTCCGTATGATGCCCTTTCCAGACAATTCTCTAATTTTTCTGAGTACATCCGGGTGTCTTACTTTGGTTACTTCAGAAACTTCCAAAGAGGTCATAGTCAACTCGCCGGACTCAACAACCTGGTGTATATTTAACGAAGTCATTTTATAACTCCCCAGGCCGAACCACCCAGTCGGCCTTCTTTTTCATCATTTCTGCAAAACAGCCATTTGCTGCTTATACGCCTTAACCGCCTGATCCTTTAAGTCAGGGTGGATCATCCCTTCCAGGTCTTTACCACACTCTTTCAACTCGTCGACCGTCTTACAGCTGGCAATGCTGTCCACTGCCAACTGCAAAGTGGTCTGGTCGTCTTCCGTGACTTCAGGCAATGGCACCTGCTTCTGCTCCCTGAGCAACTGACGCAACCGTGACGGCCTGTCGTCGTCTTCTTTATCTTCCTGTGTAGTATCCTGTTTGTGTTCTATGGGGGTATTCTCTGTACTGGTCAGTTCCTCGCCGTCCGGAAGGTCATTCTCTGTCCGTGCGGGCGGCGAGTGACTGTCCGTGCGGACGGCTAGTGACTCTCCCTGCGCTTTCAGGCGGGCTTTAAGGTCACTGTCAGGGGTTACGTCTTTTTCGACAGGCGTGCGGTTCTGTAGCTCCTCAGGGGTATAAATGCCCAACATTACATCCGGACAATGCAAACGCGCCCATTTTTTCAGTGTGGCGTAAGACAGCTGTTGTTTGGGATCGGTTGCCCACTGGGTAGACAGCCTCGGCTGGGCCTGTGACAGCATCAACCGCAGCACCCTGGGTTCACTTTCCCCAACCATAGTGGCGCTGACTTCACACCACAGCCCTTTTTCATCCTCAGGCTTCCAGTCCGGCACAGTGTAAGAGCCATTGCTGCCCTGTACCGTTTTAAACTTGTTCAGCACCCTGTCCCAGCCCTCAGAATAATTAAACTGCGGTCGTCCGGTAATTGGGGCGTGACGGGTGATGACCGCATTGATCAGCTGTGCCTCGTAACCGATCTTGCCCTTGATGACATGGGATTTCTGGGCAACGGAAAACGGGTTCATCTGCCACGCCGCCGCCTGCAGGGAAATCGCCAGGCAGTCACCGGGGCTGTTCTGCAACTCTTTGGGAACGGTACAGCGGCCACTGGCCATCAGCTCGGCAAAGCGGGTAATCCGGTCCAGGGTATCCAAATCGCCTAGTACGTTTTGTTGTGACGCTAACTCATTCATGCTTTTTACCTTGCTGGTTAACCAGGTGAAACAGGCGGGTATCAATGCTGTCTAGCTTGTCGGCAATGTAAAGCAGTGCAAACGCAATGACCTCCTTGTCACAGGTAAACTCATTAAGGCCGCAATACGTTGACAGACAGTCATCCAGAGCGTCATCCGCGCAGCGGTTAGTGTTAGTCTCAAAAGCGGTTTTGATGGTCATGCGACACACTCCATCCGTTTGAGGTACCAGCCAGGCATTGACAGGGTGCTGATGTTCTCGGCATAACCGGGCCACTGGTCAAAGGTTTTGCACTCTTCCAGGTCTTTCATGGCTTTTTCATAACGCCGTTTAGCCAGTTCCCGACTCCGGTCGTCCAGCTCATAAATCTGACACAGGTAAGGGGCATCACTCTCTACAGCAATAAACGCAAACAGGCTGCAAAGTTTTTCGGCACTGTTGAGCGTGGTCGTGTAATGCGCTTCCTGAAGGTCGTAGCCAAACCGGGCGCAGTCTTTGGCAAACTGTTCAGGGGATGAGCAGGCACAGGTTTTCAGGTCAGCGCAGATTCCGTCAGGTCGATACCAGTCAGCCCGGCATTTAATCAGCTGCCCGGTAGGCTCATGCGTTCCCCAGACCGACAGCTCAGGCTCACCGACTTTCAGCAAATCGGCGGCGTCTTCGTTGTCCAGAACACCGTCACGCATCCTTCTGGCCCTGTCCCAAAGCTCAGTCTTGATAATCCTTTTCCTGCTTTGCCGCTGGCGACTGATCAGTCTGTCCCAGACAGGGGCATTTGAATTGTGTTCCGTTATTCTCTGGATCAGCTCCTGCTTGACACCTGTCGTCGGCAGGTTGTTCTGCTCCAGGTATTTTTTCAGTTCCGGCACAGTCCGCATGGCGTCCGGAAAGTCATCAGTGTTCAGCTCTCGTTCATATCGGCTTTCAAACTGGTCACCCTCCAGTACCAGGCAGTGGACCAGTGTCCCAAGCAGCATGGCGTCGGTTTCTTTCCGGTCAGCCTGCTGCAAAACATACCGTTGGTGATAGTGGCGCGGGGACTGGTTAACAAAGGTTTTTATGGCGCTGGAAGACACACCAGGGGCAGCGTGGTATTTCCAGTCGGGGTGGTGGTGGATGATGGTTCCGTGAAGATAGTCGGAAGGGTTGACAGAAGAATGGTTCATTACATAGGACTCGATCAGAATTGCAATAAAACAACCTGAAAATAGTCAATGCAAAAAAGTTAAGGCAACAAAAAAATAGTTATAGATTAAAAAAAACTAAAAAAGTATTTTTAAATAATTCAGACATAGGTATATACACAGTGAAACAAGCGAATTTTCGAATATTCTAGTGCCGCAAGGGC is from Endozoicomonas gorgoniicola and encodes:
- a CDS encoding ABC transporter substrate-binding protein encodes the protein MKFASLASLSLSLSLSAIAHPSVAADKDQCGKVTLADMNWNSATLIAHIDQFVLTHAFHCKVELVPGDTMPTGASMIEKGEPDIAPEFWSNSMKEAIDKGISERRLLVAGKALSEGGEEGFWVPEYLVRQYPELKSIEGVLKHTKLFEHPEYSDKSAFYGCPAGWNCQISAGNLFNALKLGQAGFDLVDPGSGAALSGSIARAYERHEPWFGYYWAPTAVLGKYRMVKVDFGVKPDIKEFLSCTTQADCLSPQVTMYPPSPVNTLVTASFAQQSPEAMGYLGRRSFTNQQMNQLLAWMEDSQADGEMAMEYFLREHQDVWQVWLTDAQVEQVVQALKRL
- a CDS encoding ABC transporter permease, yielding MAEHSFWSRFPQMDREQLLSIRKTLDGLYRDFSREYGDTIEALFDPLLDFLVWFEQLLTGSPWWLVLGIIVGIVYLASRSVKLTTAVTFVLLLIGYFGMWQDTMRTLSMITVCTLLAIVLGIPVGIAMALSDRMQKIVTPLLDVMQTMPAFVYLIPVVMLLGIGKIPGLIAVIIYAIPPVIRLTNLGIRLVDREVLEASRSFGATAWQRLVGVQLPLSMPTIMAGINQTIMMALAMVVIASMIGVKGLGQPVLKAITNQYFTLGLLNGLAIVALAIIFDRVSQSWAKRSQQYGGQQLDQ
- a CDS encoding quaternary amine ABC transporter ATP-binding protein, with amino-acid sequence MTNKGEPLIRIKDLYKVFGRDPEQALQQVRSGVDKDQLLQDSGHTLALQAINLEIFAGEVFVIMGLSGSGKSTLIRHFNRLIDPTSGQLYIEDKDILQLSGKELVQFRRHRLSMVFQRFGLMPHLTTLENVAYGLKIQGVSKAQRQQQAQQWLETVGLTGYERHYPSQLSGGQQQRVGLARALCTDADILLMDEAFSALDPLIRSEMQDLLIELQDRLHKTIVFITHDLDEALRLGDRIAILKDGAIQQVGKPETILLEPATEYVEAFVRDVNRARALTVETVMNPPIARITARTIGEALEQMKKLPEDYGYYVTEDGYQGGLLQETLEQAARKNSEGKLVPDLFEDWPVIAPDMLIEEALPDTLEADHHLPVVDKHGDLQGQLSRESLVEVFSEVSHEGA
- a CDS encoding ion transporter yields the protein MTNHNNNRLLMRQNSWQSRFYTIRSNKVFELLVISIIIFSALVIGAKTYEIPEEVSHLITVLDWGITLFFLAEITIRFLAEENKKNFFKSGWNIFDTLIVVVSVIPIDNTDMALIGRLIRIFRVLRMVSIIPELRLLLNSLLKALPQLGYVLLLMFIIFYIYAAIGSTFFHDINKELWRDIAVSMLTLFRVMTFEDWTDVMYETMEVYPLSWAYFLSFIFFTAFAFLNMIIGIVVNVLEDERQKDRKQARKERGEPTLMELQQQLDDIKQLLLKQEK
- a CDS encoding amidohydrolase family protein → MPHFEYTREYGIESLHTVFELAEKYDALIDIHCDEIDDEQSRFVETVACLALERNMGQRVSASHTTAMHSYNNAYVVKLMRLLQKSGIHFIANPVTNLNLQGRMDTYPKRRGITRIEELLGAGVNACFGQDNIVDQWFPMQGGNMLQVLFTGLVGCQMTGLDQINRGIELITSNSARALNIQDRYGIETGKPANLILLDAESVFDAVRRQAVVTHSFRNGKLIASTRPATTIIHHNGQQPVDFYYNQI
- a CDS encoding recombinase family protein; this encodes MRPKVYSYIRFSTPEQAKGHSLNRQLNYAKNYAKQNDMVLEERFTMRDEGLSAFHQTHIKRGAFGLFLSAVQTGKVASGSVLIIEGLDRMSRAEPIEAQAILSQIIMAGITVVTASDNKVYDRETVKKNPMDLVLSLLIFVRANEESETKSKRVKESIIRQINQWLENGHGKIIRNGQAPYWCTPRKDKSGFDLIPERVKIIKLIIEFYLKGWGCNKIASYLNDNYKPFNKNKWYTQYISSIMTRKDLIGEKSLLVNGKNYIIPNYYPSVLSNEEFYNLQVAIKKRAKTKGQRNFPGLITGFRTAFCGLCGDVLVSQNYANRAKNGKLTDGLRRIKCNSRSRYGSKCINGTPISVAMIERSILEYCADQMELSSVLGDNDKTTEIKATIASLYQQAEEAEQKIKTGEQSIIELLSQGQTVSVVTNIVEKFKVEHEQLQQKIVILEDELRFESRNKATDLVQEWQDIKADVYNLNEETRLLIRQLVKRTFKRIDIFLHGMDKSEHAAVRLLKSAIGTNENTIDMILTFHNNKTRLLSIDKQTGLWINGGNVSFNEKSLTQGLEEIQTAEGLIPA
- a CDS encoding Rha family transcriptional regulator; translated protein: MTSLNIHQVVESGELTMTSLEVSEVTKVRHPDVLRKIRELSGKGIIRSFEQIAQKHDSTKKGGRPMKLCRLNKTESINLVANLCPEFTARIVDRWIELEQKEAGLSPYSQLQNLALQIKVSEQIGKIGSGLMHKRKEDKKLLKAVEKQLAAHCQLIIKFNFCIE
- a CDS encoding RecT family recombinase; this translates as MNELASQQNVLGDLDTLDRITRFAELMASGRCTVPKELQNSPGDCLAISLQAAAWQMNPFSVAQKSHVIKGKIGYEAQLINAVITRHAPITGRPQFNYSEGWDRVLNKFKTVQGSNGSYTVPDWKPEDEKGLWCEVSATMVGESEPRVLRLMLSQAQPRLSTQWATDPKQQLSYATLKKWARLHCPDVMLGIYTPEELQNRTPVEKDVTPDSDLKARLKAQGESLAVRTDSHSPPARTENDLPDGEELTSTENTPIEHKQDTTQEDKEDDDRPSRLRQLLREQKQVPLPEVTEDDQTTLQLAVDSIASCKTVDELKECGKDLEGMIHPDLKDQAVKAYKQQMAVLQK
- a CDS encoding PD-(D/E)XK nuclease-like domain-containing protein, which encodes MNHSSVNPSDYLHGTIIHHHPDWKYHAAPGVSSSAIKTFVNQSPRHYHQRYVLQQADRKETDAMLLGTLVHCLVLEGDQFESRYERELNTDDFPDAMRTVPELKKYLEQNNLPTTGVKQELIQRITEHNSNAPVWDRLISRQRQSRKRIIKTELWDRARRMRDGVLDNEDAADLLKVGEPELSVWGTHEPTGQLIKCRADWYRPDGICADLKTCACSSPEQFAKDCARFGYDLQEAHYTTTLNSAEKLCSLFAFIAVESDAPYLCQIYELDDRSRELAKRRYEKAMKDLEECKTFDQWPGYAENISTLSMPGWYLKRMECVA